The segment CCTAAAGGGCAAAATCAGGTCGTTGCTCGCTAAAGAAAGGGGTTCAAAGGATCATTCCCAAGACGGCGAAGACATTTTCAAATTATTTGGCGGTTCGCCCAAGTCCTCAAGATATTACGAATCAAGGTTGCAATTTTTTGATTGCTTTTTGACTAATCACGAAAAATTAGGCAATCCAACCGAGATCAAATATGAAAACAAAATAAACCGCGAAAAATCAACAGCGAGCTTAAGGTCAAACGAAAGAGTTATCAAAGGCGCGGTTTTTGGATTTAAGTTGGTATATAACATCCCTTGCCAAGAAGATAACATTCAAGACGAGATTATAAAGAATTTTAATATATTAGCTGAAGGGCTCAAATTATTGCAATTGGACTATCTAGGCGGCAGCGGCACAAGAGGATACGGCCGAATCGCGTTTGATAAACTCAGCGCGAAAAGCGTTGGAAAAGATAAGGATGACCAACTGCTTACAAAACTTAATGATATATTAAAGGATTGCAATAATTATGCGCGTTTATTTGATTAAACTAAAGTTTAATACAGCCGTCCATTTTGGCGACGACCAAGCCACGCCTGACAAATCTTTGTCAAACATTACAATGCACGCTGATTCGTTTTATTCGGCCTTGCTGATAGAAAGCCTAAAAAACGGCGGCGAAGAACAATTAAGAGAGACTCATCAAATTTTTTGCAAAGGCGCGTTGATATCGGACTTAATGCCGTATTACGAGGATAAATACTTTATACCCAAGCCAATCATACATTTTTATAGCAACCAAAAAACCAAAAAACAAAATCAAGAAACTAATCAAGAAACTAATCAGGAGGACCAAAAACAAAAAGACAAATTCGGCAAGAAATTAAAAAGCCTTAAATATATCAATATTAATAGCTTGGACGATTATTTGCGCCAAGGCCAAGACGGCGGGCAATACAACCCCGAAAAAGACCAAGAAATGTTGGACAAGATAGGCAAAAATCAGACTAGGGTAATGATGTGCCTAGAAACCGTAGAAGGTAATCGTCAAATAAGGTTAGAAAACCCTATGCCGTATTTCTATGGCGTATTTTCTTTTGCCGAAAACAGCGGGTTATATTTGCTTTTAAAAATTAATGAAAAAGATTTTGATCTAATAAAATCCCTTATCTACTCATTGGGCTATAGTGGCATAGGCGGCAAAGTAAGCTGCGGCTTGGGAAAATATGAAATCCAAGATTGCTTTGAGATCGCCAAAGAAGACAAGCTTAAAATGTTTGACGAACATCTTGATTATAAAAAATATCCTTCGTTTATGACGCTTTCGGTATGCTTTCCAAAACAAGATGAGCTAAAACAAGCCCATGAAAACGCAAACTATATGCTTCTAAAGCGCAGCGGTTTTGTCCAATCAGCCAAGTATTTTGACACCTTGGTAAAAAAGAAAGATATGTATGTCTTTGCGCCGGGGTCTACTTTTAAATATGGTTTTAAGGGAGATATTTTTGATGTTTCCAAAGACGGCAACCACGAAGTTTATAGGTATCTAAAACCATTTTTTATTGGAGTCAAATATGAAAAAAAGCAAAATGATACGCGCGTATAAAATACATATAACCGTGCTTACCAGCGCGCATATAGGCTCGGGCGAAACAATCCCAAAGTATGCCTATATATACGACAAAGAATCGGGTTATTTCAAAATAATCAACCAAAAAAAATTGACCGAGCTATTGGTTGAGCGTAATGTTTTTGACGAGTATCTTGGATTGATTTCTAAATTGCCCGAATATTGCGATAATGAAAAATCTTCTTTAAATGATTTTTTGGATAAATGGGAGCTTGCCCAAGACGATATTATACAATCATTTACCCAATACACAGTAAAAAATGAAAACCCCCAAGATTTCAAATTTTACAACATAAAACTTTTTATCAAAGATAGCGACAACAGACCCTATATACCCGGCAGCAGCATAAAAGGCATGCTGATTGGCGCGATAAGCTCCGACTCAGCCGACAATATTAAAGCCATAAGTCGCGCCATTTCAATTGCCGACAGCGCGCCTATCAGCCTTGACAACCTTATGATAAATAAGGTGTATAGATTTAATTATAAAGAAGATAAGGATTTAAGTTTAAATGAATATGTCGAGTTTTTAAGACCTAATACCCAAATTTGCGCGATAATGAAGCTGGACGAAAGCGTAATAAGCATAAAAGAGCTAAAAGCCCACCTTGAAAGAGTATATAACGATTATTTTCAACTTTATCTTTCAAAGTTCGCAGATCTTGATAATATTTATATCCCAACCATAACCCCAAAAGCGTATTTAGGC is part of the Clostridiales bacterium genome and harbors:
- the csm3 gene encoding type III-A CRISPR-associated RAMP protein Csm3, with the translated sequence MSEKIIITGDIEVKTGLHIGGGENPSSIGAANVVIKDPVTKLPIIPGSSLKGKIRSLLAKERGSKDHSQDGEDIFKLFGGSPKSSRYYESRLQFFDCFLTNHEKLGNPTEIKYENKINREKSTASLRSNERVIKGAVFGFKLVYNIPCQEDNIQDEIIKNFNILAEGLKLLQLDYLGGSGTRGYGRIAFDKLSAKSVGKDKDDQLLTKLNDILKDCNNYARLFD
- the csm4 gene encoding type III-A CRISPR-associated RAMP protein Csm4; this translates as MRVYLIKLKFNTAVHFGDDQATPDKSLSNITMHADSFYSALLIESLKNGGEEQLRETHQIFCKGALISDLMPYYEDKYFIPKPIIHFYSNQKTKKQNQETNQETNQEDQKQKDKFGKKLKSLKYININSLDDYLRQGQDGGQYNPEKDQEMLDKIGKNQTRVMMCLETVEGNRQIRLENPMPYFYGVFSFAENSGLYLLLKINEKDFDLIKSLIYSLGYSGIGGKVSCGLGKYEIQDCFEIAKEDKLKMFDEHLDYKKYPSFMTLSVCFPKQDELKQAHENANYMLLKRSGFVQSAKYFDTLVKKKDMYVFAPGSTFKYGFKGDIFDVSKDGNHEVYRYLKPFFIGVKYEKKQNDTRV